The following coding sequences lie in one Nitrospira sp. genomic window:
- a CDS encoding PilZ domain-containing protein, with product MESTHPYQRHHYRVLLPVPYPVMFSNAQTIAEGTVMNLTVFGCAIECTETFPKGAALRVRLILPDQAHSLPVEEAEVRWVHGTRMGLQFHKVERAADFRLHGFVWDRMVERFRTIVQEGLSTR from the coding sequence GTGGAATCGACACACCCCTATCAGCGGCACCACTATCGAGTCCTGCTTCCTGTACCCTACCCGGTAATGTTCTCCAATGCACAGACGATCGCGGAAGGGACCGTGATGAACCTCACAGTGTTCGGCTGCGCGATCGAATGTACCGAGACCTTTCCCAAAGGCGCCGCACTGCGCGTCCGACTGATTCTGCCGGACCAAGCCCACTCATTACCGGTTGAAGAGGCAGAGGTTCGGTGGGTTCATGGCACCCGCATGGGACTCCAATTCCACAAGGTGGAACGGGCAGCAGACTTTCGACTCCATGGGTTTGTGTGGGATCGGATGGTGGAACGGTTCCGTACGATCGTTCAGGAGGGACTCTCGACTCGTTAA
- a CDS encoding PilZ domain-containing protein: MDRYAHFDILCFIMSSDEPTRPSLESERREYYRITITLPISLHAETDATESAFIEKSVNLSAGGIGLVVNRPFQPNEILSCTLLLAEQVCFTSPIEVLRVDPLHYPPDTYRLHARFIEMTRENRELLVRHILQFQREHLTRHYSV, encoded by the coding sequence ATGGATCGGTACGCGCATTTTGATATACTTTGTTTCATCATGTCATCAGATGAGCCCACTCGACCGTCATTGGAATCTGAGCGCCGAGAATACTATCGCATCACCATCACCCTCCCCATCAGCCTTCACGCTGAGACAGACGCGACGGAAAGCGCGTTCATCGAGAAATCGGTCAACTTGAGTGCCGGTGGTATCGGCTTGGTCGTGAACAGGCCCTTTCAACCGAATGAGATTCTTTCCTGTACCTTGCTCTTGGCAGAACAGGTGTGTTTTACATCTCCGATCGAAGTGCTACGCGTCGACCCTCTCCACTACCCCCCCGACACCTACCGTCTTCACGCCCGGTTTATCGAAATGACGAGGGAGAACCGAGAGCTGCTAGTCCGACACATTCTCCAATTTCAACGCGAACACCTCACCAGACACTATTCCGTGTGA